The nucleotide sequence CTATATACTGGAAGCACCAAAGGACTTTTCTCCTCAGGCCTGCACTGTTCCGAGAATATATAAAAGGGTTTAATCCTGATTTGAAAAATATGAGAGTAAATCCAAAGAGTTCAAACTGGTAAAAGAGAAAGCTCCCGCTGCTTGACAGAACTACCTGTACCAGGGAAATCCCCAGGGGAAGGCAGCAAAGCAACACGGAGAGCACAATGACCACACATGTGACCACTGCTCTGGAATCCTTCGCGGTGGAGAGATTGACAGCAGAGACCAGCTGGAGCCGACTGGCTGCAGGAGTTGGGAGCTGGTTGGAACACTGGGTGTACCCATGAGTTTGTACGTGCTGCGGTTTGTTGTAGTTCTGGTTCCTATATAAAGCCGGTCCGGAGCCCTGAATGCTCTCTCCGCCTCCTGGCTGACCCCCTCCCATGAAAGGCTGAGGTCTGGAAGCATCCACTGTGATCACTGGAGGGCATTTTCTTACCTGAGCATTTTTCCTCAGGGCTTGCGCGATCATGATGTAGGAGACCGAGACCACCACCACACAGAAGGTGAAGTCAACCACATACAGGGAAAGGATGGTTTTGCCTTCTCCGGTAATCAGACTGGACATGGGGAGGCAGAGTCGTGACTTGCTGGTTTTCAGTGTAGCCAGGGCAGCCAGTGTGAAGCTGGTAGCCCAGAGAAGTAAGGTGAGGATCAGCGTACACGGGAAGGAGGCAGTTCGATTGGGTTGCTTCCCCAACACCATTCGGAGCCGGTGAAGGGCAATCACTGCCACCGTTTTGAGGGACATGATGATGAAGCCGGAACTTGTGAGGTGAAAGGTAAAACAAAAAGCATCAGGGATGCTGGCAGCTGAACTGAAGAACAGCACGAAGGTGAACATGGGGGTGGTCACTCCACAGATGAAGAGGTCACAAAAGGACAAGTTTAGGATCATGAAATCAAAGTTGGTCCTGAACTTCCTGAAGGCTGGGTCAAAGAAGGACATGAAAACAATAACGTTGCCATAGGAACCCATGAAGAAGATGATGACAAGCAGGAAGGTACAAGTCACCAAGGTGGCAGTGTGAATGATCTCCTGAAGGTCCTCCTGGAAATAGGTGCTGTTGTCTTTTGGGGACAATGGCAAGGTAGTATTGGAGGCTATCTGAAGGCGGTCTGTCAAATTCATCttcaggggaaaaagaaaagacctcTTTCCTCCGCACCAAATTAGTGTGAAAGGGAAAGCAGTCAGAGCCTCATCTCCGAAATAAGATGGTATATGTCAAAACCGATCCTAGTTGGTTGGGTCTGtacacataaaatgaataatgaaaaacaGGGAAGGGTCAATTTAGAGAGTTATATTCCTCAAGATACAAAGAATAACATCATCTTGCACACAGCgtcattatacatttttttaacccaGCAGCCTGTGTGCAGAACATATTTCCCCTTAATGGCAACTAGAATAAGCAGCCCCTCGCCCCCAATCCAGATACACATGTCCCTTTCTCTAACTTTCATGGATTAGTAACAAATCCTGCTCTTTCTCCAGGGAACAATCCAAACTTCTTATTcctgttttataatttttctctttcctactttcAATTTCTACTGTTCTTTACTACTCCCACGTGACCCAGGGCAAAACCCCGATGGTAGACCTCACTTGCTTCCGCACCACCTTTTGTAATTTCAGTGTACATTTTCAATGAAAGGGATTTTAATTGTTTCCCTGTCTAAAACATATAACTCAGAAATGATCATTTCACTTGTAGTCTGTaaaaagcaattttctttttgAGAGTTAAGAGCTTGTATGATAGGAGACTCAGCATTCCAATTCCAGCTAAAGAATCAATGATTTGTTTTACACTGGGcctatttccttatctctaaatgATACAGGTACTTTCCCAATGACTACCACACATTTTTGTGAATACTGAAATACTTTAATTCAACAAgtaattattaagcatttgctatatgTTAAAACATTGGGgaagtaaaaaaaagataaagttatTGTCCACAGGTTAGATCTAGCTACTTCAGGGAAGCATTTGCATCTATTTCAAAATCATAAATAACTTGTAATTTTTGTTATGACACAACATGATATAGTAGCAAGAACAGTGGATTTAGAATCAgtgttcaaattctagctttatTTGTTACTCCTTGTAattccttgggcaagtcccttcaatCTTTGGGCTTCTGCTATACAATAAAGGAGTTGGTCAAATAATCTCTTAAATTCCCTTATTCCTCTAAGTCTTGTTTCTATCCAAGCAAATTAGACTTCAATAGAAGGCCTGTTTGAGGGGATCAATAGATCAATAACGTTGCCATAGGAACCCATGAAGAAGATGATGACAAGCAGGAAGGTACAAGTCACCAAGGTGGCAGTGTGAATGATCTCCTGAAGGTCCTCCTGGAAATAGGTGCTGTTGTCTTTTGGGGACAATGGCAAGGTAGTATTGGAGGCTATCTGAAGGCGGTCTGTCAAATTCATCTTCAGGGGAAATCAAGACAGAAGGAATCAATGCCACTAAATTCATGCTTTATACTTACCAGGTATGCCTTCCAACACAGGATGATGCCCTGATGAGAATAGGTACTTGTCAGTCTCTTATACTTGCTGTAGCTGCACTCACCCCAGACTTTGATGCTCTCTCATACAAATTTTGCAGACCACCATATATATATggtgatatatatgatatatatatgatatatatatatatcatctcagACTCTTAGATGATACTGTGCCAAAACTCTCTCCAATTTTGAGATATTCTCAGCAAAAAGAActctattctcccctctcccccaagatTCTGAATTgttctagaactggaagaggGCTTCCAGAATCTGAAATGTCTCTTTTATGTTTAACCCCAATCTTGGATTTAACTAATGGGTACTTGGGAAATtcacctttcctgatctccccaaaAGTCTAATGACTTCCCCTCTGAGACTTCTTTCTATCAACTCAGGAAACATTTTCTATACACCTAGATATTTATATTAGACATTTATATGCTCTTTCCTCCTTTAGaaaatgagctccttgaggtcaagaactgtttttgcctttccttgtatcccttGAGGTTAGCAgagtatctagcacatagtaagcatttaataaatatttgttgatcctTGTTTCAGATttttcagataaaggtctaatatCCAATATATAAGGACAACTAACAGAAATGAGACTAAAATTCATTACTAGTAGTTacatgatcaaaggatatgaacaaatagttctcaaaagacttgtaaactattaacaaccatatgaaagaataccccagaataaaaataagaaaaatcaaaataaccctGAGGTTTTTACCTAACATctagaaaattggcaaagaagacaaaagacgGTAATAGTCAATGCTAGAGGGGTTATGAAAAGATAGACACAGTAATagattgttggtggaactgtaaatcGGTAAAGACATTTTGGAAAGCAAGCTGGAACTGTGCAAATAAAGTGGCTAAAATGTCTATACCCCCTGACCTATCGATTCCACTGATAGGAATACACTACAGAGAGGTcatggataaaaggaaaaaccCAGGTACACCAAAATATATTAGTtgccctttttgtggtagcaaagaacaagAAATGAAGTCAAAGTCTATTGATTGGGAGAATGGACAAACTATGATCCATGTCAAGTatggaatataatgaaatatttctgtgctgtaagaaatgaataacaagaagcatgggaagacttccatTAACTGATGAAAAGAGAAGTaggcagaatcaggaaaacaag is from Gracilinanus agilis isolate LMUSP501 chromosome 2, AgileGrace, whole genome shotgun sequence and encodes:
- the GPR75 gene encoding probable G-protein coupled receptor 75, which codes for MNLTDRLQIASNTTLPLSPKDNSTYFQEDLQEIIHTATLVTCTFLLVIIFFMGSYGNVIVFMSFFDPAFRKFRTNFDFMILNLSFCDLFICGVTTPMFTFVLFFSSAASIPDAFCFTFHLTSSGFIIMSLKTVAVIALHRLRMVLGKQPNRTASFPCTLILTLLLWATSFTLAALATLKTSKSRLCLPMSSLITGEGKTILSLYVVDFTFCVVVVSVSYIMIAQALRKNAQVRKCPPVITVDASRPQPFMGGGQPGGGESIQGSGPALYRNQNYNKPQHVQTHGYTQCSNQLPTPAASRLQLVSAVNLSTAKDSRAVVTCVVIVLSVLLCCLPLGISLVQVVLSSSGSFLFYQFELFGFTLIFFKSGLNPFIYSRNSAGLRRKVLWCFQYIALGFCCCKQKTRLRAIGKGSLEVNRNKSSHHETNSAYMLSPKPQKKFVDQACGPSHSKESVLSPKVSAGHQHYGQSSSTPINTRIEPYYSIYNSSPSQEVSTPNSVQPVTAFGFTKSNIAKHYHTTNDLMQDCDSISAKQIPIPSV